The window GTGCGCGCGCAGGTGCGCAACGTGCTGGACAGCTACCGCGACGGCAACGGCGGCAGCCGCGAGGGCCACGTGTTCAACCTCGGCCACGGGATGTCGCCGGACATGAACCTGGAGCACGTCGCGGTGCTGGTGGACGAGGTGCATCGCTACAGCGCGCGGTGACGGTTGCGGGTTGCGGCGCCATTCCCGGCTTCGCAACAAACGGATCCGATCACGGCGCGGCGCCGCGCACCACGTCGCCACTGTCCACCGGCCCGTCGAACGGCGCGCTCCAGCCGTCGCCGGTGCGCAGCCGCACGTTCTCGAAATACGCCGGCAACCCCTCCTCGAAGCCCGCGCCCGACTGCAACTGGTAGTGCAGGTGCACGAGGAAGGCGTCGCCCGACATGCCCATCGCGCCGATCTGCGCGCCCCGCGCGACGCGCTGGCCCGGCTTCACCGCCACGCTGCCCTGGCGCATGTGCGCAAGCAGGCTGTATTCGCCGTTGCCGTGGTCGATCAGCACGTAGTTGCCGAGGAACAGGGTGAGGTCCTGCATCAGCGCGTCGCGGCCGAACGCCGGCGGCGCGCCCTTGCGATTGTCCGCCATGCCGTCGCGCGCCGCGCGCACCACGCCGTCGCCGGGCGCGAACACTGGTGCGCCGTAGCCGAACCAGTCCTCGGGCGCGGCGCCGTCGTTGCGGTACAGCCGGCCCTGCGCGTCGGCCACCACAAAGTCGTGCGCGTAGCGCATGAAATTGCCGGTGATGCCGAAGTGCGTGGTCATGCCGCCGGTGACGTCGAGGCGGCGATGGTGGGCGTAGAAATCGTGGCCGTCGTGGACGAACGCCTCGCCGCGCAGCGGCAGCGACAGCCGCGTGCGCGGCACGAATGCGCGCGGCTGCAGGTCGATGACGCTGCGCTGTTCCGGCCCGTCCTCGCCCGCCGCAAACACCGCCTCGACGCGGATGCGGTCCAGCGCCGCATCGGCGTCGAAGCGCGCGAACGGGTTGAACACGACGAGTTTCCCGTGCGCCGGCAAGGCGCGGTTCGGCACGGTCGCAATGCCCATCGTGGCGCCGTCGCCGTTGCGGTCGAGCCGGCGCTGGCCGATGAAGCGGCCGGCGCGGTCGAAGCGGGTCAATTGCAATTCGACCAGCTCCAGCGGCGCATCGCCCGGGTTCTCGAACAGCAGGTCGAAGTTGAGCTGCTGGCCGTCGCGCAGGCGCTCGACCAGCGGCTGCGCCGGCAGCGCGCGTACGGTGGGCGTCGCGGCGACGGCATGGCCGCACAGCGACAGGACGGCGAACAGGAACGGCAACAGGCGGGAAC is drawn from Thermomonas brevis and contains these coding sequences:
- a CDS encoding M23 family metallopeptidase — encoded protein: MRSRLLPFLFAVLSLCGHAVAATPTVRALPAQPLVERLRDGQQLNFDLLFENPGDAPLELVELQLTRFDRAGRFIGQRRLDRNGDGATMGIATVPNRALPAHGKLVVFNPFARFDADAALDRIRVEAVFAAGEDGPEQRSVIDLQPRAFVPRTRLSLPLRGEAFVHDGHDFYAHHRRLDVTGGMTTHFGITGNFMRYAHDFVVADAQGRLYRNDGAAPEDWFGYGAPVFAPGDGVVRAARDGMADNRKGAPPAFGRDALMQDLTLFLGNYVLIDHGNGEYSLLAHMRQGSVAVKPGQRVARGAQIGAMGMSGDAFLVHLHYQLQSGAGFEEGLPAYFENVRLRTGDGWSAPFDGPVDSGDVVRGAAP